Proteins from a single region of Candidatus Dadabacteria bacterium:
- a CDS encoding valine--tRNA ligase, protein MPPVSDCMEKSYDPGPLETKWRTFWLERGKSQDGGGRGNAPVFSIVMPPPNVTGSLHIGHALNCTLQDVLVRYKKMRGFDVLWIPGTDHAGIATQMVVERELLKEGVSRETLGKERFIEKIWEFKEKSSGRIFEQINRLGFIPDWNSQRFTMDEGFTEAVKKVFVELYRKNLIRRDNRLVNYDPGLKTAVSDLEVEQKEVSGRYWHIRYPAAGGGDIVVATTRPETMFGDTAVAVHPEDKRYVHLIGTEVEIPLAGRSVPVIADEYSDPEKGSGAVKITPAHDFNDFEVGKRHNLPLVSIFDGDARLNENAPEPYRGLDRFEARKKLLKDLEHGGFLVKTENISHTVPYGDRSGSVIEPMLMEQWYMDVKQLAAAAADSVRKGGMNFHPKFWERTYFQWLENIEPWCISRQLWWGHGIPAWYGPDGVVFVEKDGDEAAKSAFSHYGKQVELTRDPNVLDTWFSSALWPFVTMGWPRKNGLLSRYYPTSVLITGFDIIFFWVARMAMMGLEFTDNPPFKDIYIHGLVRDSKGEKMSKTKGNVIDPLEVADRFGADTLRFCLCALTSGGRDIEISMSTIKGYRNFMNKIWNASRFILETRGAGRFSAAVPPAPEKCDKWILARLNMSLEKIDMYMENYEFGKAAQEAYRFFWRDLCDRYIEASKISIGESDSRTSDVLAYVLHCSVRALHPFCPHLTEEINQRVRAAMGLDEMSLLDEEYPRSEANIIGEFTEDHIRMQFVFEGVIDEIRAARGAADIKISEKVRVAFLTESGKDGENVKDIIESEIAVINKLAGVLSHEFCKDPDEFSAAPGLSRSVSFACGDPSKRFNIKLKVEPGQKAAVTQNAEAISKDLEDVSKKLLECESKLSDPLFQKNAPEKIINREKGKRHEFLRRKEVLESELKKLSGGGKPVNRQTDSSGRGKG, encoded by the coding sequence TTGCCTCCCGTTTCGGACTGCATGGAAAAGAGTTACGACCCGGGCCCTCTTGAAACCAAATGGCGAACATTCTGGCTTGAGAGGGGGAAATCTCAAGACGGCGGCGGAAGGGGAAATGCCCCGGTTTTTTCCATTGTTATGCCGCCCCCCAACGTTACGGGCTCTCTGCATATAGGGCACGCTCTCAACTGCACATTGCAGGATGTTCTTGTCCGCTACAAAAAGATGAGGGGCTTTGATGTCCTGTGGATTCCCGGAACCGACCATGCGGGCATTGCCACCCAGATGGTGGTGGAGCGCGAACTCCTGAAAGAGGGAGTGAGCAGGGAAACCCTCGGTAAAGAGCGCTTTATTGAGAAAATCTGGGAGTTTAAGGAAAAATCAAGCGGACGCATATTTGAGCAGATAAACAGGCTGGGTTTTATACCGGACTGGAACAGTCAGCGGTTTACCATGGACGAGGGATTTACCGAAGCGGTAAAAAAAGTGTTTGTGGAACTTTACAGGAAAAACCTTATCCGGCGCGACAACAGGCTGGTCAACTACGATCCCGGTTTGAAAACCGCCGTCTCCGATTTAGAGGTTGAACAGAAAGAGGTTTCAGGGCGCTACTGGCACATCAGATATCCGGCCGCAGGCGGCGGCGACATAGTCGTGGCGACAACAAGACCGGAAACCATGTTTGGGGATACCGCGGTTGCGGTTCATCCCGAAGACAAAAGATACGTTCACCTGATTGGAACAGAGGTGGAAATTCCGCTTGCCGGGCGGTCTGTCCCCGTCATTGCGGACGAATACTCCGACCCGGAAAAGGGGAGCGGCGCGGTCAAGATAACCCCTGCTCATGACTTTAATGACTTTGAGGTCGGCAAAAGGCACAACTTGCCGCTTGTAAGCATTTTTGACGGAGACGCGCGGCTCAATGAAAATGCGCCCGAACCCTACAGGGGGCTTGACAGGTTTGAGGCGAGAAAAAAACTGCTGAAAGATCTGGAACACGGCGGCTTTCTGGTGAAAACCGAAAACATCTCGCACACTGTTCCATACGGAGACAGGTCCGGCTCTGTAATAGAACCCATGCTGATGGAGCAGTGGTATATGGACGTCAAACAGTTGGCGGCTGCGGCTGCGGATTCCGTCAGAAAAGGCGGAATGAATTTTCATCCGAAATTCTGGGAGCGGACATACTTTCAATGGCTTGAGAACATAGAGCCGTGGTGCATTTCAAGGCAATTGTGGTGGGGGCACGGGATTCCCGCATGGTATGGGCCGGACGGCGTAGTGTTTGTGGAAAAAGACGGGGATGAAGCGGCGAAAAGCGCATTTTCCCATTACGGGAAACAAGTTGAACTCACAAGAGACCCAAATGTTCTGGACACCTGGTTTTCATCGGCTCTGTGGCCGTTTGTTACCATGGGCTGGCCCCGCAAAAACGGGCTGTTGAGCAGATACTATCCCACCTCTGTCCTGATAACCGGCTTTGATATAATTTTCTTCTGGGTCGCGCGAATGGCTATGATGGGACTTGAATTTACAGATAACCCGCCTTTTAAGGACATATATATTCACGGTCTCGTGCGTGACAGCAAGGGCGAAAAGATGAGCAAAACCAAGGGCAATGTGATAGACCCGCTTGAAGTCGCCGACCGGTTCGGGGCGGACACCTTGCGTTTCTGCCTTTGCGCGCTCACATCGGGCGGAAGAGACATTGAAATATCAATGTCAACAATAAAAGGCTACAGAAACTTCATGAACAAGATCTGGAATGCGTCGCGCTTCATTCTTGAAACCCGCGGGGCAGGGCGGTTCTCCGCCGCCGTCCCTCCGGCGCCGGAAAAATGCGACAAGTGGATACTTGCCCGCCTGAATATGTCACTGGAAAAAATTGATATGTATATGGAAAACTACGAGTTTGGAAAGGCGGCGCAGGAGGCATACAGATTTTTTTGGAGGGATTTATGCGACCGTTATATTGAAGCCTCCAAGATATCCATCGGCGAGTCCGACAGCCGGACTTCCGATGTTCTTGCTTATGTTCTTCACTGCTCCGTGCGCGCCCTTCATCCCTTCTGTCCGCATCTGACCGAGGAAATCAACCAGAGGGTAAGGGCCGCCATGGGTCTTGATGAGATGAGTCTGCTTGATGAGGAATATCCCCGGAGTGAAGCGAATATCATCGGGGAATTCACCGAAGACCACATACGCATGCAGTTTGTGTTTGAGGGAGTAATTGATGAAATCCGCGCCGCGAGGGGCGCTGCGGACATTAAGATATCGGAGAAGGTCAGAGTGGCGTTTCTGACGGAATCCGGAAAAGACGGAGAGAATGTGAAGGATATTATTGAGTCTGAAATTGCCGTAATAAACAAACTTGCCGGTGTCTTATCCCATGAATTTTGCAAAGACCCGGATGAATTTTCAGCGGCGCCGGGTTTGTCGCGTTCCGTTTCATTTGCATGCGGAGACCCGTCAAAGAGGTTTAACATCAAACTGAAAGTTGAGCCCGGGCAAAAAGCCGCCGTCACCCAAAACGCGGAGGCCATAAGTAAAGATCTTGAAGATGTTTCAAAAAAACTGCTTGAGTGCGAGAGCAAACTGTCTGACCCTCTTTTTCAAAAGAACGCTCCCGAAAAGATCATCAACAGAGAAAAGGGGAAACGCCACGAATTTCTGCGGAGAAAAGAGGTTCTTGAGTCAGAATTGAAAAAACTGTCCGGCGGGGGAAAGCCCGTCAACCGGCAAACAGATTCATCTGGGCGGGGGAAAGGCTGA
- the rpoC gene encoding DNA-directed RNA polymerase subunit beta' yields the protein MDFEDIITSKSEDNYSGVQISIASPDAIRSWSHGEVKKPETINYRTFKPEKNGLFCPKIFGPVKDYECACGKYKRLKHRGIVCEKCGVEVTTSKLRRERMAHIDLASPVVHIWFLRSTPSRIGMILDMSLRDLDRVLYYESHVVINPGKSSLKMGMTLTDEELSKLREAEYTISSLTPVPDDILSGIETQEDGERLAGMLMSYEQMSLVKDYWYKMLVPAEVSAKFSLQGVMAGKTGVAEHEIKRAVYNFLTARRNFQKHQSAYEAQVAQSADTDSANKVKKAEGTLAAAKERFESRFSGAYKDLGLQQMPESNKKIQDAFNAVSDPGEKVRVARDALLKGKEHADMRREWKQLAAELKKAQAQSEEVPPHLQGEYKKFDGAREELKKAGDELAKRVKNSTFRTDETETLLKADESFSTDYTYGMGAEAVYEMLKSIDLNALSEELKTEMQESASPLKKAKIAKRRKICEAFRKSKNRPEWMVLTTIPVLPPDLRPLVPHGGRFATSDLNVLYRRIINRNNRLRRLMDLDAPDIIVRNEKRMLQEAVDALFENGRRGSPVLGHNHRPLKSLTDIIKGKSGRFRQNLLGKRVDYSGRSVITVGPDLKLHQCGLPKQMALELFRPFIYQKLQEWKNKDGTPIAPTIKIAKRFVETGVPVVWDALDDVIKEHMVMLNRAPTLHKLSIQAFEPVLVEDRSIRVHPLVCPAYNADFDGDQMAVHVPLSIEAQAECRALVMSTNNILSPAHGKPVILPTQDMVLGIYYMTKDSVHSKGEDKFLSSPEEAIMAYNFGHIGIHARIKIKINDEVVETTTGRVILYHEAIPKTIPFELINKPMTKQEVESLVDTCFRKNGGKETVIMADRIRTLGFKYATKSGISISINDMHIPDSKERLVERARQDEMKVQEQYSQGLITDGERYNKIVDIWSKTSDEVADEMMENIKFETVTGEDGAEKQGPSSNPIYMMIDSGARGSKTQVRQLAGMRGLMAKPDGTIIEKPITSNFREGMKVMDYFISTHGARKGLADTALKTANAGHLTRKLIDVAHDIIVTEEDCRTIEGLLYTNRVEGGKVKEPVGDRVLGRVAVDDLKDPETGELIVKAGHEIGNEIADKINESGISEVKIRSVLTCDAEEGICRLCYGRNLSTGKLVEIGEAVGIMAAQSIGEPGTQLTMRTFHIGGAASQSAMEHTLECNHAGVIKTSKLKTVMTGSGELVITNRNSRISVVDSKGYERENHKLELGARLKVKDGDKVEEKTLLAEWDPYTTPIISETSGLVRWKDLEIGITFKEQADEVTGMLEKVVIESKNTKLKPGIEIEGKPAPQSEDLPTGAIIERNDGEQVGLGDIIAKIPKETAKTKDITGGLPRVAELFEARIPKDLAIVSEIDGHVSFGDDYKGKRRVFVQPEVGEKKEYIVPRGEHVLVREDDFIMSGEKIVDGDENPHDILKIKGEKALSEFLVNEIQAVYKIQGVRINDKHIEVIVRQMLRRVKIKDPGDTTMLPGEAVTKTLFHKENSEVEKDGGKPATAEPLLLGITRSSLSTESWLSAASFQETTKILTEAACEGKEDKLKGLKENVIIGRIIPAGTGLSLYRDIGIDSEEEPVPPIPVVKEEKSEVPAET from the coding sequence ATGGATTTTGAAGACATCATAACAAGCAAGTCCGAAGACAATTACTCGGGAGTCCAGATATCAATAGCGTCACCCGATGCCATACGGTCTTGGTCTCACGGAGAGGTGAAAAAGCCCGAGACTATTAACTACCGGACATTCAAACCTGAAAAGAACGGGTTGTTCTGCCCCAAAATTTTTGGTCCGGTGAAAGACTACGAGTGCGCGTGCGGAAAATACAAGCGGCTCAAACACAGGGGCATCGTGTGCGAGAAGTGCGGCGTTGAGGTTACCACCTCAAAACTCCGCAGGGAAAGAATGGCGCACATAGACCTCGCCTCGCCGGTTGTTCACATCTGGTTTTTGCGTAGCACCCCCAGCCGCATCGGGATGATTCTTGATATGAGTCTCAGAGACCTTGACAGGGTTCTCTACTACGAGTCTCACGTGGTTATCAACCCCGGCAAGTCTTCCCTGAAGATGGGTATGACACTCACGGACGAGGAACTTTCCAAACTGAGGGAGGCCGAATACACGATTTCCTCGCTTACCCCCGTGCCGGATGACATACTTTCCGGGATTGAAACTCAGGAGGACGGGGAGCGTCTTGCGGGGATGTTGATGAGTTATGAGCAGATGTCTCTGGTTAAAGACTACTGGTATAAGATGCTGGTTCCCGCCGAAGTGTCGGCAAAGTTCTCCCTGCAAGGCGTTATGGCGGGCAAAACCGGTGTCGCCGAGCATGAGATAAAGCGCGCCGTTTACAACTTTCTTACCGCCAGAAGGAACTTTCAAAAACATCAATCCGCTTACGAGGCGCAAGTTGCGCAGTCTGCCGACACCGATTCCGCAAACAAAGTTAAAAAGGCCGAAGGGACTCTTGCCGCCGCAAAGGAGCGGTTTGAAAGCCGGTTCTCAGGAGCGTATAAGGATTTGGGTCTTCAGCAGATGCCCGAAAGCAACAAGAAAATACAAGATGCCTTCAATGCCGTCTCTGACCCCGGTGAAAAGGTTCGCGTAGCGCGAGACGCTCTTCTGAAAGGAAAAGAGCATGCGGATATGCGCAGAGAGTGGAAGCAGCTGGCGGCCGAACTCAAGAAGGCGCAGGCACAGAGCGAGGAAGTCCCGCCGCATCTTCAGGGGGAATACAAAAAGTTTGACGGCGCGCGCGAGGAATTGAAAAAAGCCGGTGATGAACTTGCCAAAAGGGTCAAAAACTCCACCTTCAGGACGGATGAAACGGAAACCCTCTTAAAGGCGGACGAAAGTTTTTCAACGGACTACACCTACGGAATGGGAGCGGAGGCCGTTTATGAAATGCTGAAGAGCATTGATTTGAACGCGCTCTCGGAAGAACTTAAAACTGAAATGCAGGAGTCGGCATCTCCTCTCAAGAAAGCAAAAATAGCGAAGAGGCGCAAGATATGCGAAGCGTTCCGCAAATCAAAAAACCGCCCGGAGTGGATGGTGCTTACAACCATTCCCGTTCTGCCGCCGGACTTGCGGCCGCTTGTTCCGCACGGGGGGCGTTTCGCCACTTCGGACTTGAATGTTCTCTACAGAAGAATTATCAACAGAAACAACAGGCTGAGAAGGCTGATGGATCTGGACGCCCCTGACATCATCGTCAGAAACGAAAAGAGGATGCTTCAGGAAGCGGTGGACGCGCTGTTTGAGAACGGAAGAAGGGGAAGCCCCGTTTTAGGACACAACCACCGCCCGCTCAAGAGTCTGACCGACATCATAAAGGGTAAAAGCGGCCGGTTTCGCCAAAACCTTCTCGGAAAGAGAGTTGACTACTCCGGGCGTTCCGTCATCACCGTCGGCCCGGACCTGAAACTTCATCAGTGCGGTTTACCCAAGCAGATGGCTCTTGAACTTTTCAGGCCGTTCATTTACCAGAAACTTCAGGAGTGGAAAAACAAGGACGGAACTCCCATAGCGCCCACCATCAAAATAGCCAAAAGGTTTGTTGAAACCGGCGTGCCGGTTGTGTGGGACGCCCTTGACGATGTTATTAAAGAGCACATGGTTATGCTTAACCGTGCTCCCACCCTTCACAAATTGAGCATACAGGCATTTGAACCGGTGCTTGTGGAGGACAGGTCCATCAGGGTTCACCCGCTGGTCTGCCCCGCCTATAACGCCGATTTTGACGGAGACCAGATGGCGGTTCACGTCCCTCTGTCCATTGAGGCGCAGGCGGAGTGTCGCGCGCTTGTCATGTCCACAAATAACATATTGTCTCCCGCTCACGGCAAGCCCGTTATTCTGCCGACCCAGGACATGGTGCTGGGAATTTATTACATGACCAAGGACTCGGTCCACAGCAAGGGCGAAGACAAATTTCTCTCCTCTCCCGAAGAGGCGATAATGGCATACAACTTCGGCCATATAGGAATTCATGCGCGCATAAAGATAAAAATTAACGATGAGGTTGTTGAGACAACAACCGGCAGAGTGATTCTCTACCACGAAGCCATCCCCAAGACCATTCCGTTTGAACTTATCAACAAGCCCATGACCAAGCAGGAAGTGGAAAGCCTTGTGGACACCTGCTTCAGGAAAAACGGCGGAAAAGAGACGGTAATTATGGCCGACCGGATACGAACGCTCGGATTCAAGTACGCCACGAAGTCAGGCATCTCAATATCCATTAACGACATGCACATTCCGGACAGCAAGGAGCGGTTGGTGGAAAGGGCGCGGCAGGATGAGATGAAGGTTCAGGAGCAGTATTCTCAGGGGCTTATCACAGATGGCGAGCGCTACAACAAGATCGTGGATATATGGTCAAAAACCAGTGACGAAGTCGCTGACGAGATGATGGAAAACATCAAATTTGAAACCGTAACCGGCGAAGACGGCGCGGAGAAGCAGGGACCCAGTTCCAATCCCATATATATGATGATAGATTCGGGAGCGCGCGGCAGTAAAACTCAGGTCAGGCAGCTTGCCGGAATGAGGGGCCTCATGGCAAAACCTGACGGAACTATTATAGAGAAGCCCATAACCTCAAACTTCAGGGAAGGAATGAAGGTTATGGACTACTTCATCTCAACCCACGGAGCCCGTAAAGGTCTGGCGGACACAGCCCTCAAGACGGCAAACGCCGGGCACCTCACGAGAAAGCTCATAGATGTGGCGCACGACATAATAGTCACCGAAGAGGATTGCAGAACCATTGAGGGACTGCTTTATACAAACCGCGTTGAAGGGGGGAAGGTAAAAGAGCCCGTGGGAGACAGGGTTTTAGGCAGAGTGGCGGTTGACGACCTGAAAGATCCGGAAACAGGCGAGTTGATAGTGAAGGCGGGTCATGAAATAGGCAATGAAATTGCGGACAAAATCAATGAAAGCGGCATAAGCGAAGTTAAGATTCGCTCCGTTCTCACTTGCGATGCCGAAGAGGGTATCTGCCGCCTTTGCTATGGAAGAAACCTTTCAACGGGGAAACTTGTGGAAATAGGGGAAGCGGTCGGCATTATGGCGGCGCAGTCAATCGGAGAGCCCGGAACTCAGCTCACCATGCGGACATTTCACATAGGCGGCGCGGCGAGCCAGAGCGCCATGGAGCATACTCTTGAGTGCAACCATGCGGGCGTGATAAAGACATCCAAACTGAAAACAGTCATGACCGGCAGCGGCGAACTTGTGATTACAAACAGAAACAGCCGCATATCGGTTGTGGACTCCAAGGGCTACGAAAGGGAGAACCACAAACTTGAGTTGGGAGCGAGGCTGAAGGTCAAAGACGGCGACAAGGTTGAGGAAAAAACCCTTCTTGCGGAATGGGACCCTTACACCACCCCGATAATTTCCGAGACCTCAGGACTTGTCAGATGGAAAGACCTTGAAATAGGCATAACCTTCAAAGAGCAGGCGGACGAGGTTACCGGAATGCTTGAGAAAGTTGTGATTGAGTCAAAGAACACCAAACTTAAACCCGGAATAGAGATTGAGGGCAAACCGGCTCCGCAATCAGAGGATTTGCCCACGGGCGCCATCATTGAAAGAAATGACGGCGAGCAAGTCGGGCTGGGAGACATTATTGCCAAGATCCCGAAAGAAACCGCGAAAACCAAGGACATAACCGGCGGTCTGCCACGGGTTGCGGAACTGTTTGAAGCGCGCATTCCCAAAGACCTCGCCATTGTAAGCGAGATAGACGGCCATGTGTCATTCGGCGATGACTACAAAGGCAAGAGGCGCGTATTCGTCCAGCCGGAGGTCGGGGAGAAAAAGGAATACATTGTTCCCAGAGGGGAGCATGTCCTTGTCCGTGAGGATGACTTCATAATGTCCGGTGAAAAGATCGTGGATGGCGATGAAAACCCCCACGACATTTTGAAGATTAAGGGAGAGAAGGCGCTCAGCGAGTTTCTCGTCAATGAAATTCAGGCGGTTTACAAAATTCAGGGCGTCAGGATAAACGACAAACACATAGAGGTTATTGTCAGGCAAATGCTCAGGAGGGTCAAAATTAAAGATCCCGGAGACACCACCATGCTTCCCGGCGAGGCGGTAACGAAAACCCTCTTCCATAAAGAAAACTCCGAGGTTGAGAAAGACGGCGGCAAGCCGGCAACGGCCGAGCCCCTGCTTTTGGGAATAACCCGCTCGTCTCTGAGCACAGAAAGCTGGCTTTCGGCGGCATCTTTTCAGGAAACCACCAAGATACTGACCGAGGCCGCATGTGAAGGCAAAGAAGATAAACTCAAGGGATTGAAAGAGAATGTTATCATCGGCAGGATAATACCGGCCGGCACCGGGCTTAGCCTCTACAGAGACATCGGCATTGATTCCGAAGAGGAACCCGTTCCTCCAATACCTGTTGTAAAAGAGGAAAAATCTGAAGTTCCCGCGGAAACGTAA